Sequence from the Mauremys reevesii isolate NIE-2019 linkage group 5, ASM1616193v1, whole genome shotgun sequence genome:
GTCTGAGCCTTGGCATTTCCAGTCATAGTATTTTTTAGGTGATCTTTGAGACTCTTTGTTTTATTCAAGTTGGACATGGTGCTTAGGGACAATTCATTATTTATTTTGGTGTGCTCTGCATTATGGTGACAAGACGACTGATTCAACATTTTATCAAGGCAAGAATTCATGTCATTAGCATTCTCTTTTGTACCTGATGATTTTCTAGAATCAACTGAGGTCTTATTCATTTCCTCAAAATATAGAAGCTGTGATGATGGCAAGTCATCTAAAAAACAGTCTCCAGGTTCTAGAGTCCTGTTCTCTTGTTCACTTGTGATCCTCAAATGATTCTCTTCTTCAGTTCTGAAACCAGTAATGTTTCCTGCAGCAGAAAAAATTGGTTCCTTGCTTTTGGCATTTTGCAATTGAAGATACCCAAATGAAGGCTCTACAGTAGCTTTGTCTTCCATGTTTTTAGTACATGAAGTCAAGTCAATAGATTGAATACATTCCTGCTCCATATTATCAACTTGAGCTAATAAAGAATCATTTCCAGAAAAGCTGTCATAGTCACCAAACAtgtcctcttcactgtcattattatactgaaaaaaaagaaaaaagtatatTTATGAACATTCAACAGCAAATGGGAGGCTGACTCACATGCTAAcagacagggccgcccggggggggggcaagaggggcaatttgccccaggccccgagccccacaggggcccccaccagagtttttcggggcccctggagcggggttcttcactcgctccggggggcccggaaaactcttgcggggccgggcgcaggagcttcttctgctcccggtcttcgccggcggggggaccttccgctccaggacggaaggaccccccgctggcgaattactgccgaagacggagcgggacccgccgccgaagttcagctcggtcctcggcggtaattcggcggcggggggcccttcccttccgggacccgccgccgaagtgccccgaagacccgcggcgggggcccccctccgccgaattaccgccgaagacccggctgcacttcggtggcggatcccggaacggaagggccccccgccgccgaagaccccaggctcccggaatcctctgggcagccctgctaacAGGTTTATATCTGAAACATCTGACTCAAAACCAAAATTAAATCAGATTTCAATTTCATGAGTAATTTAAGTGTGCATTTCATTCTATTTGTGAAAGataatgggtgggattttcaaaagcactgaagtGACTTGTGGTCCTAAATcactgaggcttggtctacactctGATTTCATACTGGTACAACTATTTCAGTgctagttatactggtacaacacAGCATCAACAAGCTGCATAAAGAGGCCTTATATTGGCATAGCTTATTTCCCCCCCACTTCCCATTCAGAAATAAACTATACTGATATCAGCCACCTGTTCACCAGTGCAACTGTTCATACTCCAGGGGTGCTTTATCTATACTAATATAGTTGAAGTAGGCCAACTCTTGtgtttagacaagccctcagtcacatttggtggcattttttttccaaaggaacATAAAATGAAAAGATCTTTAAGTGTTTTACAAAGACAGATGCTTTACAGATAGGTGCAATGAGGTACAGAGTGAAGGGTAAGTAacaaagctgggaggggaagtgagTAAGGGTCAGACCAGGGTGAAGCATAAACCTGCATATCCTGGCAAAGAGTCTAGATTAGCACGTACAAAAATGCATGTTACCTCGATTAAATCAGCCAATTAACTTGAGTTAACACAGAATCACTAATGCCCTCTACTAGGGAGTCATCATATGTTTGGGGATGGGGCAAGTGCACATAAACCTGGACTACAAATGTAAGGGGTTTGGAAAAATGCTGCACCATAATAAGGCTCAAATGAAATGTAGGCccctaaataaaaaacaaaacaaaacagtaagagtacaaaaaaaaaaaagccaccatagctaaacaacagagtggaagaggtggttagaggcaaGTCAAAAGCTCTGGTAAGTCAAGTGTAAATGTATAATAATGCAAACcgagaaagaatttgaagaacgaGTAGCTAAGGACACaaactaacagcatttttttgttcagtacatcagaagcaggaagactgCTAAACAGTCAGTGGgtccactggatgatcaaggtgctaaaggagcattcaaggaagataaggcattgtggagaagctaaatgaattctttgcatgagtcttcactgcagaggatgtgagggagattttcacacctgagccattctttttagatctAAAGAACTATCCCAGACTGAGATGTCAATACAAGAggctttggaacaaactgataaattaagtcaccaggactagatggtattcactcaaaaGTTCTGACGGAACACAAACATGAAATTGCCAATCTACTAACCATGGCAtgtaaatcagcctctgtaccagatgaccggaaggtagctaatgtagtgccaatttttaaaaagactgcAAAAGCAAtcctagcaattacaggccagtaagtctcACTTCAGTATCAGGAAAATTGGTTGAAGCCagagcaaagaacagaattatcagatacagAGATAAACACATtatgttggagaagagtcaacacagcttttgtaaagtgaaatcatgcctcaccaatctattagacttcgttgagggtgtcaacaaatatgtggacaagggtgatccagaggatatggtgtacttggactttcagaaagcctttgacaaagtccctcaccaaaggctcttaagcaaagtaagcagacatgggataagaggggCAGTCCTCTCGTAGagtggttaaaagacaggaaacaaagggtaggaataaatggtcagctttcacaatggagagaggtaaatagtggggtcccccaataATCTGTACTGGGAACaaggctgttcaacatattcataaatgatctagataAGGAGATGAACAAGAAGGTAGCGAAATCTGAAGATGATATAatattactcaagatagttaagtccaaagctgactgcaaagtgATCTCACTAAATTGGGTGACTAGAtgacaaaatggtagatgaaattaaATGCTGATAGGTGGAAAGTAAcatgcactgaaaaaaaaatcacatgtacaaaatgatggggtctaaagtaGTATTACCACTTTAAGAAGGGATATTGGCCttattgttctctgaaaacaaatGAGAttgataataaaacaaaaaataccaTAATACCAGTATATATATCTATGGTATGCCTGCACCTTGACTTCTGTTTGCAGTTCTGGtagccccatctcagaaaagatatattagaatttgaaAAGGAGCAGAGACAGGCGACTAAAACAATTAAtcatatggaacagcttccataggagaaattaaaaagactggggcttGTCAGCTTAGAAAATAAGCAGTtaagaggggatatgacagaggtctataaaatcattaataGTGTGAATGAAATGAATAGTGAAGTGTTATTAATCCCTTcacttaacacaagaaccaggatcacccaatgaaattaataacgattaaaacaaacataagaaagtacaTCTTCACACAACGCTCAGTCACCCTGAGGAACTTGTTGCCGGgggttgttgtgaaggccagaagtatcaCGGAGGATAGCTCTATTGctggctattagccaacatggtcagggacacagcccgatgctctgggtgtccctaaacctctgactgtcgAGAGAAGGGGCTGGATGAGAGCAGACCTTTGCTCACTCCCTCTGAAATATCTAGCGTTGGCCAcgggcaggacactgggctagagggaccattgctctgaccccccccagctgccccacactGTGGCCTGGGAcccggctccccaccccacagcgctGCCTAGGGTGGGGGGGAGGACTGGCTTGAGACAGCAGCcgtgcccctcccctgagcaggCCGCCCGGTTTACCCGTCCCCAACCGCTCAGCCTCATTCACTCTAATGAGAGAGTTATGGCCGtggagggaacccaggcgtcctgcctgCTCCCCGTACCTCGTGGCTGGAGGGggcgggctgcggctcctccccGGCCCCAGAGCTCGGTCTCTTCCGGGCTGGAGGGGAGCAGGCGCCGCGGGACTGGGCTCGGTCCCGGCTCCTCTTGCGGGCAGAAGCGGACCGGCTCCTCCTGCGCACCGCGGGGCCGCTCCCCTCCATCCCCCGCCCCTCGGGCGCCGGGCCGGGGCGctcagggccggggcggggacgCCAGGCCTCTGGAGCGTGGAAACGCCTCCAGCGGCGCGGGGCGCAACGGCGCGGCCATCGctaagcggggtgggggggagtggctcccctctgcccccgcgcGCGCGGGGCCTCCTCTAGGCATCAACCTCGCGCTTTCCAACTGTCAACCAGCATGACGCCCCGCCTCGTCCGAAACGTCATTTCCGTCCTTCAACCaaccattaaaaagaaaagacagaagagcgaagtcgTCACGCGGTGTTCGTGTTCCCATTGGCTGCCTCGTGGCTAGCGGCGCTCTGATTGGGTAGCATTTTTACTCGTTGGGCAAGGACGTCAAGCCCCCATTGGTCGCGGCACAGTGTAGCGACAGTCGGACGGGTGCCGTGAAGGGCCAAGCGGGAGGAAGATGGCGGCCACCCTAGTGGTTTCATCCCGAGGCTGGGGGAGGCTCCAGCAGATCTTGGCAGCTGGTAAAGGCGCCAGCGCCTCCTGCGCGGGTGAGAGGCCTCGGGGGCGGGAGGGACTGTACGTGCAGCACCTGGCCCGGGGCCGCGCTCTCTCTGCGGCTTGGGAGCCGCGGCTCCGCCCGCCCTCAGCTGATGGGGCCGCAGAGCACCGACCCCTCTGGGATGGTACCGCCACGGACGGGGGTCTCAGGGGTGTCTCCCCTCTGAAGCCTCGGGGATTGTCCCCCGCAGGAGGCAGGCGAGGATGGCCCCGCGGTGTGACCCAGCCTGCCAGAGCCCGGAGAGCCACGCCGGGCTGTCGCCACCCCTGCCCTGGTCAATATAGGGCGGCAGGGTTCGCCTGCCCACGGCTGGAGCCAGAGGTTGGTGTTTGCAGGATCCCTGCTGCCAGTAGGTCTCCTGCCTACTTCAAAAATGTTACGTTAATGCACCTGTAAGAGTATTTTAATATAGGGAAACAAACAGCAGGTGAAGATGTTGAGCGTTCAGAGAAGGGTCTTCCCGACTCTGTGCGTAATCCCTTAATGGAAAAACTTCTTATACAATCAACCCACTTCTCTTCTTGGAAGATGCACAACTTTCAGTTTAGGCAGAAAATTGtggcctttttttgttttgttgttgtttagagGCAgtattttttaagtgatttaacagtcgcttttattttattttgttctggCAACAGTGTTGTGGAGAAGGGGATATAGTTCACAGCAGGAACAGGTGTCCCACAAAGTGGATCTGGTAAGAGGCATTAATTTGACACATTTCGTAGTTAACTAAGCTTACAGTGCTGCGAAAAACAGCTCTTAAAAGTATGAGTTTACTCCTGGGgcaattctgtgccaaaaatactgtatattttatttttcaacataacataatcatgccagtttcaattgtAGTAATTGATTTCAAAACACCTGTCAAcgagtatgtctgtaacaatacagacaaaaacagagattcaggaaatgttttttgacaaatacatTCCTTAGTAGGCATATTAATATATAaatttgagtaataattcatttaaactacaatacagaaacttatttcctgcacccctcagaaggagtgcaaaggcttgggggagtcaggggtaatggaggagctgagggagaaggaagtaattgctgggaagaagTCTGGAGGTGAACCTGGAGGGCTGTTGGGTGTGGGTGTGAGAAGTATGGAACAGTCTTTTTTTGGGGTGGGACGATTGTTAGGGACTCTCCCCCATGCGGACCCCACATCAGCCcgtgtccccatgtgtccctgcatcccccattcAGCCACCCTCCCCCTACCTTTGTCTTAATATAGTCACATTCAGCCCATTATGTAAATCCTAGAGGAGCATCCTTCGAGCAAAGAAGGGAACCAGGAAACCTACTGCTTCCACCTATTGAGTTCCAGCAGTTGTCATGGTGGTGCTACATAGAACAAACTAAAAGCCATTTATTTTAtaaagtggggaggagggaagagttaCTATTTTCTATCTTTTAAATATCTGGGAGATGCTCAATACTAAGATGATGGCATCTATACACAGAAGTAGAAAAGTGCCTTACAGACAAGATCAGTATCTCTACATTTAACTAGGGCTGTTAAGcgattcaaaaaattaatcacaattaattgtgctgttaataatagaataccatttatttaaatatttggatgttttctacattttcaaatatattgatttcaattataacacagaatacaaagtgaacagtgttcacttcatattttttattacaaatatttgcattgtaaataagaaattgtatttttcaattaacctaatacaagtactgtagtgcagtctctttatcatgaaagttgagcttacaaatgtacaattatgtacaaaaaattactgcattcaaaaagaaaacaatgtaaaactttagagcctacaaagtccactcagtcctacttcttgttcagccaattgctaagacaaacaagtttgtttacatttatgggagataatgctgcccacttctcacTTGCAGGTGACAATGTAAataagaacaggcattctcatggcactgttgtagctggcgttgtaagatatttacatgccagatgtgctaaagattcatgtcccttcatgcttcagccaccattccaggggacatgcgtccttGCTGATGcatcttagcgattggctgaacgagaagtaggactgagtgggcttgtaggctctaaagtcttacattgttttattttgagtgcagttatgtaacaaaaaaaatctccatttgtaAGTTGCCCTttcacagtacttgtatgaggtgagttgaatttttttatcatttttacagtgcaaatatttgtaataaaaatatgaagtgagcactgtacactttgtattctgtgttgtaattgaaatcaatatatttgcaagtgtagaaaaacatccaatatttaataaatttaaattggtagtCTGTTTAACAATGCAAATAAAACTGCGATTaaccacaattttttttaactgcaattaatttttttgagttaatagcACGAGTTAACtttgattaatcaacagccctacttttAACCTATGGCAGCCTGGGAAGCAAAGGTCTGGGTTTGCCATATGAAACCACCTCTAATGACATGCTACTGCTAAGTCTTAAAATCAGCCTTCAATTTTACATGTTTTTATTTGTGTTCCAAGGAAATCAAGAAGTAGAATATCATCTCTTTTGTGTATAACCACTTTATTCTTTGTCCCATTGTGGgggaataaaaaaaatttaaactatTTCTTATTTCAGCCAGTTGAAATGGAAAACCCCTATAAGGAGCCGCCTAAAAGATGTGTCTTGTGTGGAATAAATGTAGATTACAAGAATGTACAGGTGAGATTCTTTACAATATGAATTTGTGCAGTGATTGTCTTACAAAATTGACCAAACAACTGCCTTTGTGGGGTAGTTGCTATTTAGGCAGGAGGAACCAGGGAAAAATGGGTCTAGAGGAATTCAATTCTAGAAATGAAGAGTATGAAGTTGGGGGAGAGTGTGAGCAATACTCCCCACTAGCTTGTTCTCTTTGTACTAGCTGGAGGAAATGCTGCAACTGCAGAAGCAGAGGTAAATCGACAGTCAATTTCACTTTGTTGCTTTTGATGGCACTGCTGGGGGATGTATTTGGGGCACAGGTATGATTTTTATGGTGATGAGCATGGCATGCAAACCTAGACTGATGCTTTAGGGCTCTCCACAAGGGGCAGGCGGTTAGGACAGTGATCAGTTGAACTATCATTTGCTTTGAGTGACTAGAAGATTGAAATCTTATTAGTTTGGGCCTTCTAGCCTTACTGGAGGAGACACTCCCAACACGGTTGTGTGGGTGAGGCATTACATTCAGAAGAGTGAAGAGCTtaatgcagtgatgagctgccaaaatcttaacaaccggttccctataaaaagttctgatttaagtgggggggaagcagaggaggggctggggcgagGGGAGACATACTGGTGGGGCGGgggacccctgcagggcctggggtaaattgccccattgccctccccgcagccctggtgctcgcagccccccccccccttaccttgctggcaacTCAAAACAGCAGgatgactcaggagctcagctgagctgcccagctgcagcactgctggggggtgggggtgacatcCTCATGGagccaggggcctggggcaaattgccccacttgccccccctcccccaccttgttggcagcccagagctcagctgagctgcccagctgctggacatgctgcggctctgcggggtgggggagagcccaggggagacatcctcatggggctgggggcccctgcagggcccgacccc
This genomic interval carries:
- the MRPS18C gene encoding 28S ribosomal protein S18c, mitochondrial isoform X2 gives rise to the protein MAATLVVSSRGWGRLQQILAAVLWRRGYSSQQEQVSHKVDLPVEMENPYKEPPKRCVLCGINVDYKNVQLLSQFVSPYTGRIYGRHVTGLCGKKQKEISKAIKRAHVIGFMPVVYKDPTFLNDPKICDIRHPE
- the MRPS18C gene encoding 28S ribosomal protein S18c, mitochondrial isoform X1 — encoded protein: MAATLVVSSRGWGRLQQILAAGKGASASCAVLWRRGYSSQQEQVSHKVDLPVEMENPYKEPPKRCVLCGINVDYKNVQLLSQFVSPYTGRIYGRHVTGLCGKKQKEISKAIKRAHVIGFMPVVYKDPTFLNDPKICDIRHPE